TATTGATGTTGGTAACCGCAGCGGGAAGCGAAGGATATTTGAACATGGCATCGCCCACCTTGAGCCTGATACCGAAAGCCGGCATGGTTTTCTCGTTATATTTTCCCTTGATAAAACCATCAAAAGCAAGGCTACCTTTGGTTTCGATTGAAGAAAAATCGTTGGTATAAATGGCAGGAACAAGCGAAAGGAAGCTTTTGAAATCGTTTTTGGCGGCAAAGAATTTAATATCCATATCAAAATCGTTTCCGGGCATAGCAAACCATCCGGAGGTACCGAGTAGAAGGTCGTTGAGCGAAAGCTCCATCTTTTTAAAAGTGAATTTGCTGTTCTTCAGATCAGCATCAAGAGTAGCATCGAGAACTGTTTTGGTTTTGTTAAGGTAAGGAATGCCATCGTACGATAGATAAAGCGATTCGATTTCGGTAAGGGTTTTCAGTGAGGTAAAATCAGCCGCGAAGTCGCCACTAAGAGAAAAGTCAATGTTTTTTGCTTCGACGTTGGTGTTGGTGGTTTTGTCATCATAAGAGATGTAAGAATTGATGATTGCAAATTTTTTCAAGCTGATTTTGAACTTCGAAGGCTCAGCGACGGGTTCGGCGGCAGAAGGTTCAGAAGGTTTAACAATGTCCCAGTTTGCCTTTCCGTCGGTAAGTACTTTGAACTGTAGCCGTGCATCGTCAATAATTATTTTTTTGATTTCATAATTGTCCCCTTTTATCACGCTCCATATATTAAGCCTTACTTTAAAAGATGAGATGCCTGCAAGGGTATCGCCCTCGAACTGGTTGATACCAACTATCAAAATATCGTGAACGGCAAGGGTTAAATCAGGAAAATTGCGAAGCATGGAAAGGCTTATTTTACCAAAGTCCACGGTAGCATACAAGGCGGAAGAGGCTTCTTTTTTTACGGCTTCTTTTATTTTTCCCTTGAATGCGAAAGGAAGTATTAATGCGATAAGAAATAATGCTGCGAAAACGATGAGCACAACTTTGCCAATTTTTCTTGCCATAACGAAAAAGTTTTTAGATAGTGAATACTTCTACAAAAATAAGAAATTACATTCAGAAGCAGGTATTACTGACCGTATTTTATTTTGTAAAGAATGTTCAGCCTTTGTATTTGCCGTAAGGCATCATCATGTTGACTAAGGCTCCCGGAATTTCACCATCTATTCTACCGTTTTACTTCTTTGAACATTCCCTTCACCTTTTTCAGCGAACCATCGGTTTTTACAGGTTTAACACTTAAAACACGCGAAAAAATGGAGTACAAATCAACATTATCGAAAGTGGGCTGAACAAAACCTTGTTTAAAATCAGGACCCATTGCATAGAAAATTCCATGAACATCGGTGTTGTTAATATCATAACCATGGGTTCCGCCCCTGTAGGTTTTGGAATTCTGCCAGTTTACACTCCAACTACTGTCGGCTAAAACTATCAGGTCGAGAGTACGCTGATTTGAACCGTAATGCAGTTTTTTAGGTAACTTTCCGTGTTTCCAAACGGAAAGATGTGGTATTTTTTTAATCCTGTTGTAAGCCGAGTCAATAAGGCTGTCTTTAACATCGAGATTCAGAACGGGATTATAGCCTTGAATATGGTCGAACCAATCTTTATTAACAAAATCGGAAAGAACTATCACCCTGTCGTTTGAAGTAGGACACATTCCATGGTCGGAAGTGATGATGATATTCACCTTGCTGGCAATGGGAAGGTTTTTTACCTGGTTAATAAAAATTCCAACGAGGCTATCGAGTTGGTTTACCATCGAAAGAGTTTTTCGGTTATCGGGACCGAAATAATGTCCTGATTTGTCCGGTTCGTGTATATACCACATAATCAGGTGAGGACGTTTTTCTTCGGGAAGGTTAAGCCAGGCAATCACTGTATCAATGCGCTGGCGGAATGGGAAATCCTGTTCATAGCGTTTCCAATAGTAAGGGCGGATATTTTCGATAGCAACTTCCGAACCAACCCAAAAGTAGCTGGCTGTTTTTATACCTTGCTTTTCAGCCGTTACCCAAATAGGTTCGCCACCGTAAAAATAGGTATCTTCTCTTGAATTATCAGTCATTGAATATGTTTTCCCTGTTTTTGGGTCAAAAAAACCATTGTTTACAATGCCGTGATGGTCGGGATACAAGCCGGTTGCCATTGTATAATGGTTTGGAAAAGTTACCGAAGGAAATGAAGGGCGAAGTGAATAAGCTTTTACTCCCTGGCGGGCAATATAATCGAGGTTGGGCGTGGAAGTTTTTGAAGGATAATCCCAGCGGAATCCGTCCAACGATAACACAACAAGATATGGAACGTCGGGTTTACTGCTTTTTTGTGCAAAAACGCCGATGGATATCAGCAGGGAAAAAATAAATAAAAAAATTATATTTCGTTTCATATTCATAACTATTTTGCCAACAAAAGTAAGTAAATGAATTTATAAATTGATATTCTCTAATCAAAAAAAAGAAAGCCGCAATCGCGATGACTGACGGCTTTCAAAAAAATGAAACACTTTTATTAAAAAAAATGAAGTTTAGAAATCAATTCTTATGCTGGCATTCCAGGTTCTTCCGAAACCATACCATCCTTTGGCATTGTCAATGTCGTGTGAATAAGTGCCATCTTCCAAAACGGGTACATCCGTAGCATCGGCAATATAAACTTCATCGAGCAAATTATTGGCATTGATACGGAAAGTGAATCCTATTTTTTCCATACGATAAGTGTAAGAAATACCTGCATCAAGCAGCCCATAAGGATCAAGCTTGGCTGATTGTCCCCTGTCGTTTTCATTTTGACGGGCTGAAGGATCAAATTTTGCATAGTTATTAGTATAATAGGAATAGGTAGCATCAAATCCTAAACCAAAACGGAATTTGTAGTCTGCACCGAAAGCAAATGTGGTTTGGGCTGCATCGCCTACGCGGATGTCGTTGGCGTAAACATTAACAGTACTAACGGGATTGTGATTTTCATCAAAAATACGTGCAGTTACATCATTTTTCCATTGCCAGTCGCCAATTGAAGCCATTGCTGAAAGTTTGAAATCTTTTACGGGTTCGGCATTAATATCTATTTCAATACCATTATGTAAAGCATTTTGTCCGGTTATGTTGGCAATTAATACCAATCCTGAAGGAGAAGTCCAACTTTGCTGGAAAGCTTTATCTATCCACTGGGTAGAATAAAGGTTTACATTGGCAGAAATAAATTTCCAGTTCAATCCATAACCAAGTTCCATGCTGAATACTTTTTCATTTTTAATGTCGGAAGCAAGGTCATTTTTGTAATTAACAAAAATATTGCCCAGAGTAGGGGGACGTGTAAAATAACCGGTATTAAAGAATATGTTGTTGTATTCGTTAATATTATAATTGATACCACCTTTTACGGTATATCCAACATAGCTTTTGGTAGGAGATTCTTGTCCGGGATATCTTGCCAGCAAATCACTTGCATCATTGTAAGTTATTTTATCAATAGTGATTGGAACAGTCATGGTCTCGGCTATTGCCTTGATATTGGCATCGCTGTAATAGCTGAAACGATCCACTCTTTTAAAACTTGTGTTGCTTACACTTCCTGCTACAAAAACCGAAAGGTTGTTTTTTGAATACTCAAGTTGAGCAAAAGCACCTTCCCAATAAACCTGGCTGTCGTAATCGTAACCAATTTTATCATCGGCTTCTGCTTTAACGATTGGATGATTTTTATCGGTATTAATATCAAGATAATAATCAGCACCAAGTAAGCCATAAACTTTCTGATAATGCAGCCCTTTATAATAACGAAGATCAACTCCGGCTACAAGTTTCAGGTTATCGTTAAAAGTATGTTTTAAGGTGGAAAGAAATCCGTACCAGTTGTGTTCGTTCATGGAAGCGCGACGGATGATTCCGGCTTTGTACTTGCCATCGCTATCGGCAGTATTGCTGAAAGTAATCACCGTATCGTTTCCTAAAGCATTTTTGAAATGATAGGTAAACGAACCTCCTGAATTGTATTTATAAATGCTATCAATCAAAAGTGTATGATCTTTTGAGTTTCGGAACGACGACAAATAAACTTTGTTGGTTTTGTCTTTTGCATCTTTCCATGCGAGGTTTCCGATATCGCCCGAGCCGCCTCCACGACCAAAGGAAGCATAAACCGAAGTTGCCAAAAACGACTTATCAGATATTGTCCAGTAGTGGTTCAGTGCGTACTGTGGTTTGTGGTAGAAATTTTTACGCATGGTGTATTCGTTACCATTCAGGTAGCCCCAGTCGGAATTGTATTTTTTCCCATAGCTGTCGTATTTTTTTATCGTTTCCTGAGTGCTACGTTGTCCGTGCTGCTGAGGAGCGCCAACGGCTGTAAGTACCAGCATGTGTTTTTTGTTGAATTCCTTAGTGATAGAGCCGAAATATGACCAGGCATCAGTCCAGGTTTGGTCAATATATCCGTCGCCTGTAGTACGTGAACCGGCAACGGTTATTGCCCAACCACCTTTCATGCGACCTGTAGAAAGTGTTAAAGCATTTTTAAGGTAGCCGTCGTTTCCAACTGAACTGGCAAAAACGCCTCCTTTTTTAGCATCGGTAGTCTTTGTAATGATGTTCATGGTACCACCAACAGAACTTATGGCAAGTTTTGAAGCTCCCAATCCACGTTGAACCTGTAAATCACGGGTTGCATCGCTTAGTCCTGCCCAGTTCGACCAGTAAACCCAACCATTTTCCATGTCGTTTACCGGAATACCATTAATCATTATAGCAGTATTTCGTTGGTCGAAGCCACGAACATTGATACGTGAATCGCCAAAACCACCACCGGAACGAGTAACATAAACCGAAGGTGTTGTTCTTAAAATTTCCGGAAATTCCTGGTTACCTACTTTTTTCTCGATAACATCTGCTTTGATGGAGGAAACAGCAACAGGAGTCTGCCTTTCGATGGCTATGGAAGAAATTACCTGCACACCTTCCAGTCCCAAAGCATTGGTTTCGAGGGCAATTTTGCCAAGATTCACTTCACCCTTGATCTTAACTGTAAGTGTTTTGGAGATGTAACCTACATAGGAAACGATGATATCAGCCTCAGTTTTTTGCACTTTTAGTGAAAAACTGCCATCGAGCCCTGAGGAAGTACCCGTAGAACTTCCTATAACCATGATGGTTGCTCCGATAAGCGATTCATTTGTCTTTGCGTCGAGAACGCTTCCTTTAAGGACTCCCTGAGAGAACGTTGTTGTTACAGCAAAGCACATGACTGTAACCAACAATAAAAGTCTGTAAACCTTTTTCATAAATTGACGATTTAATTAATAATTTGATATTGCTAATATATTAAAGGTAGAAAACAATTCTTCATTTTTTTAAGTAAAGTTTTAACCCTTTATTCACAATTTTTAAGTAAAATTAGAAAGTAAACTCAAAAAACAGATAAATACTATAATAAATAATTGTAAAATAATTATTAACTACAAATATAAAATAATTATATATCAATGGTATATTGCATTTAGTATCTATTCAACTTGCATTAGGAAATGGTTACCAGGATTTTTTTATTTTTGCACTTCCTTTTCCTAAAATAGGAAACGTTTATATAAATAACAGAAAAATAGAATGAAGAATATCCCGAGCCAGTACAATCCCTCAAAAACAGAAGACAAATGGTATGCTTTGTGGCTGGAAAAAAAGTTTTTCAGATCAATTCCCGACCATCGCCCTGCTTACACCATAGTAATTCCGCCTCCTAATGTTACAGGTGTTTTACACATGGGGCACATGCTTAATAATACAATTCAGGATATTCTCGTACGTCGTGCACGAATGCAGGGGAAAAATGCCTGCTGGCTTCCCGGTACCGACCATGCAAGTATTGCTACTGAGGCTAAGGTGGTTGCCAAATTGAAAGAAGCAGGAATCAGCAAATCGAGCCTTACCCGCGAAGAGTTTCTTACCCATGCATGGGAATGGAAAGAAAAACATGGAGGTATCATTCTCGAACAATTGAAAAAACTGGGTGCTTCCTGCGACTGGGAACGCACTAAGTTTACCATGGATGAAAGCATGTACGAATCGGTAATTGATGTTTTTATTGATTTGTATAATAAAGGGCTCATTTACCGTGGTGTACGCATGGTAAACTGGGACCCGCAGGCACTTACCGCTCTTTCGGACGAAGAAGTTCTTTACAAGGAAGTGCAGTCGAAACTGTATTATCTCCGTTACCAGATAGAAGGTACAACTGACCAATGGGTTACCATTGCCACCACCCGTCCTGAAACCATATTAGGCGATACAGCCGTTTGTTTTCATCCGGAAGACGAACGTTTCATGCATCTCAAAGGAAAAAGAGTGCTCGTTCCTCTTATCAATCGTAGCATACCCCTCATCACCGACGAATATGTTGATCGTGAATTTGGTACCGGTTGCTTGAAAATTACACCGGCACACGACATCAACGACTATAACATAGGCATAAAGTATCAGTTACAAAGTATTGATATATTTAATGATAATGGCACACTCAATGAAAGTGCACAATTGTATATTGGAGAAGACCGCTTTGCTGTCCGCACAAAAATAACTGAGGAACTGCAACAAAAAGGGCATCTGGTGAAAGTGGAAGAATATGTGAATAAAGTAGGCTTCTCTGAACGTACCGATGCGGTGATTGAACCCAAACTTTCGCAACAATGGTTCATGAAAATGAGCGAAATGGCA
The Lentimicrobiaceae bacterium genome window above contains:
- a CDS encoding ectonucleotide pyrophosphatase/phosphodiesterase, with amino-acid sequence MKRNIIFLFIFSLLISIGVFAQKSSKPDVPYLVVLSLDGFRWDYPSKTSTPNLDYIARQGVKAYSLRPSFPSVTFPNHYTMATGLYPDHHGIVNNGFFDPKTGKTYSMTDNSREDTYFYGGEPIWVTAEKQGIKTASYFWVGSEVAIENIRPYYWKRYEQDFPFRQRIDTVIAWLNLPEEKRPHLIMWYIHEPDKSGHYFGPDNRKTLSMVNQLDSLVGIFINQVKNLPIASKVNIIITSDHGMCPTSNDRVIVLSDFVNKDWFDHIQGYNPVLNLDVKDSLIDSAYNRIKKIPHLSVWKHGKLPKKLHYGSNQRTLDLIVLADSSWSVNWQNSKTYRGGTHGYDINNTDVHGIFYAMGPDFKQGFVQPTFDNVDLYSIFSRVLSVKPVKTDGSLKKVKGMFKEVKR
- a CDS encoding TonB-dependent receptor is translated as MKKVYRLLLLVTVMCFAVTTTFSQGVLKGSVLDAKTNESLIGATIMVIGSSTGTSSGLDGSFSLKVQKTEADIIVSYVGYISKTLTVKIKGEVNLGKIALETNALGLEGVQVISSIAIERQTPVAVSSIKADVIEKKVGNQEFPEILRTTPSVYVTRSGGGFGDSRINVRGFDQRNTAIMINGIPVNDMENGWVYWSNWAGLSDATRDLQVQRGLGASKLAISSVGGTMNIITKTTDAKKGGVFASSVGNDGYLKNALTLSTGRMKGGWAITVAGSRTTGDGYIDQTWTDAWSYFGSITKEFNKKHMLVLTAVGAPQQHGQRSTQETIKKYDSYGKKYNSDWGYLNGNEYTMRKNFYHKPQYALNHYWTISDKSFLATSVYASFGRGGGSGDIGNLAWKDAKDKTNKVYLSSFRNSKDHTLLIDSIYKYNSGGSFTYHFKNALGNDTVITFSNTADSDGKYKAGIIRRASMNEHNWYGFLSTLKHTFNDNLKLVAGVDLRYYKGLHYQKVYGLLGADYYLDINTDKNHPIVKAEADDKIGYDYDSQVYWEGAFAQLEYSKNNLSVFVAGSVSNTSFKRVDRFSYYSDANIKAIAETMTVPITIDKITYNDASDLLARYPGQESPTKSYVGYTVKGGINYNINEYNNIFFNTGYFTRPPTLGNIFVNYKNDLASDIKNEKVFSMELGYGLNWKFISANVNLYSTQWIDKAFQQSWTSPSGLVLIANITGQNALHNGIEIDINAEPVKDFKLSAMASIGDWQWKNDVTARIFDENHNPVSTVNVYANDIRVGDAAQTTFAFGADYKFRFGLGFDATYSYYTNNYAKFDPSARQNENDRGQSAKLDPYGLLDAGISYTYRMEKIGFTFRINANNLLDEVYIADATDVPVLEDGTYSHDIDNAKGWYGFGRTWNASIRIDF